In Halobaculum magnesiiphilum, the following proteins share a genomic window:
- a CDS encoding TIGR04206 family protein translates to MVGVWARLPRATPRRVLAAVLLCGLVPWSVQLFSASTIPFLRFVWGGLSFTPVIYARTLPEYLALSGSPLLVPWVVAAACWLLAVASASLALVDREDPRVTAGLLVLAGAVNASVALRFGIQPSRTGYPVGTLALWAVAAWRYRAWTRQ, encoded by the coding sequence GTGGTCGGCGTGTGGGCGCGCCTCCCGCGGGCGACTCCCCGGCGGGTGCTGGCCGCCGTCCTGCTGTGCGGGCTCGTTCCGTGGTCGGTGCAGCTGTTCTCCGCGAGCACCATCCCGTTCCTCCGGTTCGTCTGGGGCGGGCTCTCGTTCACGCCCGTGATCTACGCGCGAACGCTCCCCGAGTACCTCGCGCTGTCGGGGTCGCCGCTGCTGGTCCCGTGGGTCGTCGCCGCCGCGTGTTGGCTCCTCGCGGTCGCCTCCGCGTCGCTGGCGCTCGTCGACCGCGAGGACCCGCGGGTCACCGCCGGGCTGCTCGTACTCGCGGGCGCGGTGAACGCCTCCGTCGCCCTCCGGTTCGGGATACAGCCGTCGCGGACCGGCTACCCCGTCGGGACGCTCGCGCTGTGGGCGGTCGCGGCGTGGCGCTACCGCGCGTGGACGCGGCAGTAA